In Desulfurococcaceae archaeon MEX13E-LK6-19, the genomic window TTTTTATGTTGTTACAATACTATCTCTTAAACCAATGGTATATGGTTTAGTGTAGGGTACAGCTACCATAACAAGAAGGTCTACTAAATCTTTTATACTCGGCACACTGTGTTTTAAAGGATATCTATTGCCATCAACCTCAATATATGTTTCATTAACATTTGTTTTTTCCACAAAACCATTTATTTTAATACCATAACTCTTCTCCACGATAGTTTTCGCTATTTCAAATATGTCTTTCATTAATTCAACATCACTACCCTTACCGACAAGCAGTATCACATCAAGCATGGATTCTTCAATATAACTCATAGTCATACATACCTCTTTAGTACTAATGCCATAAAAGTCGTCGATAATGATCTATATATAAAACTAGAGACATAACACTTTACATGACTACTTGATTTGCGATATAATCCTCTTTATAACATCAATTTTGACTATTCCTTGCCTAACAATGTTTACCTCATTGTCTTGAATTTCTATGACTGTTGAAGGAATACGCAACGGCGCTATACCTGAATCTATGTATAGGTCTATTCTGTCTCCCAACTGCTTTATTGCTTCGTCTATAGTTTCTGCGGGTTTCAGCCCACTTATATTAGCGCTTGTTCCTGTGACAAATCCATCTAACGATGCAGCTATTTGTCTAGGTAAAGGTGCTGCTGGTACACGGAACCCAACTTTGTTTCTTCCCTGATGGAGAATCTCTGGAAAGATACTCTCTTTCAAGGAGAGAATCACCGTAACTGGCCCGGGCCATAGAGCGTAGAGCAGTTCTATAACCCATTCCTTGCAATCAGCAATACTTGTAACCGCATCTATACTAGAAGCAAGAACAGGAATCGGCTTGCCAACTCTTTCTTTCACTCTATATACTTTTTCTACACATTCTCTTCTAGTTGGATCACTAAATACTCCATACACTGTATCGGTGATTCCTACAACAACTCCTTTTTCCTTTATGGTGTTTACTGCTTCTTCTACAACGCTCCTTGATGGTTTTATATAGCTTGTTCTAATTATTTTCATCGCAATGACACCATTCCATCCATTTATACTTATCTAGAGTTTAGGTGAACCAGGTATTTTTCATTACTCTGCATACAACCTATGGATCATCGTTGAATATAAAAACCTGTGATCGCTATATTGTCTAGAGCCAAGAGGGTGTAAAGGGATGGGCTTTTAGCTTGTCAGAAGAGAAACTAGAGAAACTTAAGGTTGACCGAAGGCAACTGAAGAAGATAATATCAGAACTAAAGAAGTGGAAAGCTCCTGCAACAGTACTATTAAGCCTCTACATACCGCCAGGTAGACCTATAAGTGATGTACTTAACATGCTAAGACAAGAATATGCCATAACAGATAACATAAAGTTGAAAAAGACCCGATCAGCCGTCCAACGCGCTTTATCAGCAGCCATGGATAGGCTAAGCATGTTATCCAAAGTACCGGAAAACGGGTTAGTACTCTTTTGCGGAGAAGACATGGATACCGGCGACTTTATATGCATAATGTTCTCTCCACCAGAAAAAGTACCCGTATACTATTACAGAACAGACAAACACTTCCATACAGAATTCCTTGAAGACATGGTTGTCGAGAGTAACTTGATCGGATTAATTATTGTGGAAAGAGATGCTGCAACAATAGGCTTACTCAAGGGATCGCGTCTCGAGCTTTTAGAGGAGCTTGAAGACTATGTACCCGGCAAACACCACCGAGGAGGACAGAGTCAGAGAAGATTCGACAGAATAATAGAACAAATGGTGGATAACTTCTATAAGAGAGTTGCTGAACACGCTAAGAAATGGTTTGAACCATACCTAGAGCAAAAGAAGCTTAAAGGAATACTTATCGGTGGACCAGCCTACTCAAAATATGATTTCTTGGAAAAAGACTACCTGGACTATAGACTAAGAAGACTGGTATTACCAAAGCTAATAGACGTAGCTTATCAAGGCGAAGCAGGCTTGCGTGAAATGGTTAGGAAGGCAAGCGATATACTGAAGAACATAGAGTACGTAGACGCTCTTGAAGCTGTTGAAGAATTTAAACTACATCTCGCTAAAGACGATGGTATGATTGTTTATGGCGAAGAAGATGTGAAAAAAGCTCTAGAACTAGGTGCAGTAAAAACGCTTATCATAGATGAGAGTAGACCTGATGCTGACGAGTGGTACGAGCTGGCCAAACGAAGGGGAGCAAAACCAGTCATGCTGAGCGATGATATACCTGAAGGCGCATGGATAAAGAAGACTTTTGGAGGAGTAGTAGGAATACTCAGATATAAGATCTTTTAACCATAGGGTAAGTTCATAAAACATAAAGAATTTTTATGGACTATTTTCACTTACAAAACTTTATATTATACGAAACCCAAGAAATAACATGAAGCCCCTAGTTTTCTAACATAACGGGTGGATTATAAAAATGAGACCTTATTTGTCCCCACAGGAGAAAGAACACCTATTAAAACTCATAATACAAGCCGGGTTAAATGAAGACTTTACTCGATGGCTTGAAGAACAAGGATACAAATTTATCTTCGGAAGACTCGATAATATCCCTGATGAACTAATAGAAGCATATATCAAAGAAAAGAAGCTTCTAGACTTCGGTGAAGAAGAATACAAAATTTACTATGAATTAGGTGATGTCGAACCCGAATCCAAAAGAAATTACATACCCGCAAAGAAACCCGGTTTAAGGTAATTAACTTAAAGACTCCATCTACCCAATAAACTCTTTTATTTAGCAGGATTAATGGAAAATAAATGTATAGTCATTTTTCTAACTATCTCTCTAACAAATCCTTATTCAAGAGTTTTCAAGAATATGTTTGTGTAAAATGAGGCCGGGAGTGACCCGTCCCGTGGTCACTCTTTCTCCCGGTACACGGGAGTGTCCCACGGGCTCCGGGGTTCACTCAAGAATAGGAGTAAGAGGTTAGCATATTATATATGTTTACCTGGATAAGCCAAACGATATTACTTTAATAATAATCTACTCAAATACGCTGCTTTCTTGGTCTTGCATTTATAATTTCC contains:
- the prf1 gene encoding peptide chain release factor aRF-1; this translates as MSEEKLEKLKVDRRQLKKIISELKKWKAPATVLLSLYIPPGRPISDVLNMLRQEYAITDNIKLKKTRSAVQRALSAAMDRLSMLSKVPENGLVLFCGEDMDTGDFICIMFSPPEKVPVYYYRTDKHFHTEFLEDMVVESNLIGLIIVERDAATIGLLKGSRLELLEELEDYVPGKHHRGGQSQRRFDRIIEQMVDNFYKRVAEHAKKWFEPYLEQKKLKGILIGGPAYSKYDFLEKDYLDYRLRRLVLPKLIDVAYQGEAGLREMVRKASDILKNIEYVDALEAVEEFKLHLAKDDGMIVYGEEDVKKALELGAVKTLIIDESRPDADEWYELAKRRGAKPVMLSDDIPEGAWIKKTFGGVVGILRYKIF
- a CDS encoding threonylcarbamoyl-AMP synthase, encoding MKIIRTSYIKPSRSVVEEAVNTIKEKGVVVGITDTVYGVFSDPTRRECVEKVYRVKERVGKPIPVLASSIDAVTSIADCKEWVIELLYALWPGPVTVILSLKESIFPEILHQGRNKVGFRVPAAPLPRQIAASLDGFVTGTSANISGLKPAETIDEAIKQLGDRIDLYIDSGIAPLRIPSTVIEIQDNEVNIVRQGIVKIDVIKRIISQIK